The following is a genomic window from Elusimicrobiota bacterium.
GTTTAGGGCCAGCTCCTGGGACGGGGTGGGATGGAAGCCGAAGCCGAAGCAGCCGCAGTTGGGCAGGCGGATGCCCTTGAGCTTCGTGTAGAGGATGGCGGTGGCGAAGGCGATGACCATGCCGCCGATGGCCGCGGCGGCGGCTCGGGTCAGGAACCCGAAGAGAAGGGCGAAGCCGAAGACGACCTCGAGCCAGGGCAGGAAGGCGGCTATGATGAGGATAAAGTCACGTGAGGTCACCAGACCGTAGTTCTCGATGACCAAAGCGAACTCCTCGATCGGCGCAGCGGCCTTGAGCGTGCCGGAGATGATGAAGACCAAGGCGAGGAGGATGCGGGCCGCTAAGCCGAACCACGGGTCACACAGCGCCGGCCACCCCACGGAACCGGCGTCCCCCTTATAGGGGGACGCCGGTTGCGAGGCGCCGAAGGCGCCTCGCTCGCTGTTGGCGGGACGTCCGCAGGGCGTCCCGCTCACTTCTTTTTTAGGAGCTTGTCTATCCATGGGACGCCGCCCTCCGAG
Proteins encoded in this region:
- a CDS encoding DoxX family protein; its protein translation is MSGTPCGRPANSERGAFGASQPASPYKGDAGSVGWPALCDPWFGLAARILLALVFIISGTLKAAAPIEEFALVIENYGLVTSRDFILIIAAFLPWLEVVFGFALLFGFLTRAAAAAIGGMVIAFATAILYTKLKGIRLPNCGCFGFGFHPTPSQELALNGLWAACAVQAFRQGAQRLSLDNWCRARD